A stretch of the Clostridiales bacterium genome encodes the following:
- a CDS encoding radical SAM protein yields MACTLCPRGCGADRASRPGFCGLGEDMRIARIAPHLWEEPPISGQNGTGAVFFSGCTLRCVYCQNAEISHHNAGRVFSPAELSDALKRLTDLGVHTISLITATPFIPRILDTLELWRPPLPLVWNTSGYETVETLRMLDGVIDVYLPDLKHFSSRAGRLCAGAPDYFEYASAALREMCRQTGPAVYGEDGIMRRGVLVRHLILPGFTAESMKLLTWIRDTLPAGTPVSLMRQYTPCNDVAVPGLDRKVSEKEYRRVRDHMLALELPGFLQEPDSADVDFIPVFNRESSFV; encoded by the coding sequence ATGGCCTGTACACTCTGCCCCCGCGGCTGCGGTGCCGACCGCGCTTCCCGCCCCGGCTTCTGCGGCCTGGGAGAAGACATGCGGATTGCCCGGATCGCGCCCCATCTGTGGGAAGAACCGCCCATTTCCGGGCAGAACGGCACCGGCGCTGTTTTCTTTTCCGGGTGTACGCTCCGCTGCGTATACTGCCAGAATGCGGAGATATCCCATCACAATGCCGGCCGTGTCTTTTCACCCGCCGAGCTTTCCGACGCGCTGAAGCGCCTGACGGACCTCGGCGTCCATACCATTTCCCTGATCACCGCCACGCCGTTCATCCCGCGGATCCTGGATACGCTGGAGCTGTGGCGCCCGCCGCTTCCCCTGGTCTGGAACACCTCCGGATATGAGACGGTGGAAACGCTGCGCATGCTGGACGGCGTCATCGATGTCTACCTGCCGGACCTGAAGCATTTTTCATCCCGCGCCGGCCGGCTGTGTGCCGGTGCGCCGGATTATTTCGAATACGCCTCCGCCGCCCTGCGGGAGATGTGCCGCCAGACGGGACCGGCCGTATACGGGGAGGACGGAATCATGCGCCGCGGTGTACTGGTGCGCCATCTGATCCTGCCCGGTTTCACGGCGGAAAGCATGAAGCTCCTGACCTGGATCCGGGACACGCTCCCCGCCGGAACCCCGGTCAGCCTGATGCGCCAGTATACCCCCTGCAACGATGTTGCCGTCCCGGGCCTGGACCGGAAAGTCTCGGAAAAAGAATATCGGCGGGTCCGGGACCATATGCTGGCCCTTGAGCTCCCGGGTTTTCTGCAGGAGCCGGATTCCGCCGATGTTGATTTTATTCCGGTTTTCAACCGGGAGAGCAGCTTTGTCTGA